A stretch of DNA from Carya illinoinensis cultivar Pawnee chromosome 12, C.illinoinensisPawnee_v1, whole genome shotgun sequence:
ATCGTTCAGTTTTTGAAGGTCGATTGATTACTGTGGAAAAGGTATTATTTTCCATGAACGGATCTAGATCATTACTGTGTAGTGAGTGTGTGTCATTTACTCATAATTTTCCTTGGTACAATTTCTTCGAAAATGTTGCCTGATAAGTTGTGGCAGCAGGTCTGGTCTGTGTAGCTCCATCGAATTCACAATGTAAGCTCTTAAAGGTTGAACATATTCCTTCACGAATCACGTCATGAGTTCTGCATCGACACTCAAAATTGATCAAAACAAATTCGACCATTTTGCCGAGGGTTGTGTGCCCGCCTTCATTAGTAACAGTATCTTAACtagttctttatttatttattttcattttttaatattctgaGATACGCTAGAAACATCATGAACTAGCTTGGTGCACCAGATTGCGTGTGTTATCCTGCTTAATTCTTTGAGGTGGATGTACCATCTTACTTGTAAAGGTGATTAAAAGTTCTGTCTGCCTTCACTACGTAGGTAACTCATGCCACGAAGGCAATGGTAGCTGGGTCACACTCGGAAATATGAATAGCAGATTATTCCTTGAAGTTTCTCTACTTTTTTGCAGATTAATATCGCTGTTTTAAAGGGAAATTCATAGTTATCTTGATAtgtcttttaatttcaaacagCTGTTTTGGGAAAGCACTGCAATGTTTTGTATCGGTACAAGGTTGACTTACAGTTATTTATTTGCCATGACGTTACTTTGCTATATATGTACCAATGCAGGCAAAAAGGAAGCGTGGCAGGACACCAACACCAGGAAGGTATCGTGGTTTAAGAGATAATAGACGAGGTACATTCTGGAATAACTCTCGTAGATACCTGGGGACATTTTGTTATTTTGATATATTGTGCTATAATTGGTTATGAATTCAGCCTGATACTCTACTgttttttgcaaaaaaaaaaaaaacttgtgttGGGAATAAATGCGCATCAAAGCCCTATAAATTCTTGTTGgggaaatattttcttagactaacaaaacaaaactctTGTTGGGGCTTTTTCATTAGATTCTTACCTTAACGGTTAGCCCTTGACATAAAACACACTAGGATTTCATCTGAAGCCAAGGGCTAAGGTAAGAATCTAATGAAAGCCCAAACAAGAATTTATTATGATCCAATTAAAAGAATTTCGCAAACTATTGGTTACCCTGATTATCGAAAGTTGAGGTTATTTTATTATGGTCCAGCCCTCCTAGATCAGTTGGTAATGAATTGTTAAAAAATGGCCTAATCTTTCAGTGGTGCTTCAAGTCACTTTACCCAAATAAAGTCTTGAGATTTGATTTCACAGCAATGTCATTTGTACAAGCGGTCAATTGATTATGGCATTGGCATCTTGTCCTactcttttattctctttttagTAGGCGTGCTGCGTGCAAGTATTTTGCCACAGTTTCAATCTCTCCCCCACGTTGGCCACCCTCGTCCCCACCCTGTCTATTCTCTCCACTCATTTTCGGTCTTTTTTCATGATAGAGGTTGAACATTATAAAGACAGAGATAGCCCACTGTTGATTCATTGATTAATCTGTCTGTTATGTGAATTATTggcataaaaaaatatgcagGACATGGACGTCGAAGGTCTCGAAGTCATTCGCCTCGCCGATGGGGGGGAGGAGACAGGGATCCCTACTCAAGGGACCGGCGAGGAAGATCACGATCTCCATACGGTAGTAGGAGGATTGATGATAATGACTCATACAGGAGGCGGAAGGAACGTTCCTGGTCAGCAGGCGGTAGTCGCTACACTAGATAGaacaaaatcaaattaattcCATAGCAATGTTCTTCAAATGGAtgtgggttttttctttttcttgcgaAGCTTGGGATTATAGCTGTCTTTTTACTTCCCTTTTCCTGGATGTTCCTATCGTGTTTGTACCTTAACAATTTACTAATTTTGATGTGATAAATTAGtttgttaatttatttgtttggtcaATGGAAGCAAGAACCTAGCTAGAAATATGCTTCAAGATGAACGAGGGGGCTTTTTGTACTGGTTTAGACATTAAACGGCACGTAAGAAGTGTTTGACGGTATCATTCAAgcccataaaaataataataataataataaagaacaTAGTGCTAGTGTGGCGCCTGCTTTGACTAAGTGCctagattatattttttattttttaaatacttttaaatctttttagtaaataaaatatgtatataaatacactaaaattaatttttttaaaaataaaacttggatAATAAAGTTTGTATGCTAGTTAACTGttgggtaaattttttttatttttatttagtaattaaggaaatgattttaaatatattggtgtatttttttaattttttaaaatatttaaatatatttaaaaatatgaaaaagagataataataaaaagtgaaTGACGGAATATACGAGTGGTGCTACTCTGACAGAATAGTACtgctattttttaattaaaataaataaatataagattagaGATAAGatattaacatttttaaaaagattaaaaaaaaaacattgactGTATCTAGAAAAAGGAGGCTTGTTTGGATTCgaatttaaacttattttatattatttaattattataattttttaaatttttaaataaaataaataatttgataatattaaaaaataatatcttaatttACTGTTCAACGCTTTCTTtcttaagaataatattaaatataaaaagagataaatatctgttaaaaaagtaaattttatttataaaaaaattatatatttttttaatttttttaaatagagtttATTTTTCGTAAAACTTTGTGCAGAATTTGTCAGAATTATTGCCAATTATAACTAGTTTATAGAGTCGTGAGATTAGAGGCTTGTATGATTGAAAAAAGGCCGTCTCGTCTCGTCTCGTCTATAGGCACGAAATTCGAGGCAATTGTAGGGGGGAAGAGAGTAGAAAAGAGAGCGCGTGAGCTGGGGGATGTGGGTCCACCATTTTGAAAATCTCTAAAAAAGCTGAAAGCGGGCtgtgttttcttttattattttcaattttttttgcgGGGGAGAGTGCGCTCCAGCTGCCAAAGGGCGGACATCGGACTTCaaatcaaatttcaaatttacgcaacttcctttttttattttttcttcgaaAATATACAAACAGTGATACAAAAATGTACCAATTCTTACGCTCGGATAAGATCCGGCAGGTTTGTACCTGACACGTGTGATTCATTTCCTCTCCCGCCTTTCTTTTCTTCGGTagccccctccccctccccggCTTGCGTCTTTACTTGGCTAAGCTTCCATAAtggtaaataaaattaatatttatagttataaagtctcgactttttaaaaagtatatatataaatttaaaccttatataaaaattttatttttatgattgtatattcttttttttttaaatgttcaataaaaaagaaacaatttcaatattttcttctctctatttaaatattttaaattactaaaaatgataacatttaaaaggaaaagcatgaataataagtagaataatGACATGTAACCTTATGGGAATAGGTATGCATCATTACCATATAGGACTTGTTATCCCTACATTAAGTCATGTTTGATTGTTAAATTTAactgaatttaatttaatttaatctaatttaaatttaaatttaatatttaaacatataactcttaaattattaaattcatatccactcaaaattttcttatacgtgaaatatataatattttttagctcgacatatttttataaataagacctataaatttttttaattttttataaataatattaaacttattttaatatctaaatatatttaaatttattttaaattaatcaaacatAACTTATTTTACTAacacaatttattattattgataaaaaattcaactaaatttaatttagttaAACCTCTTAAAACAGTGTGCCGGGACACTCACAAGATGTGGAGACGCCAGCAGCCGCTCCCGTATACCACAAACAGCTCTAAACTTTTCCAGCCGAGCCAACGAcagcgggagaggagagagtgAGGTAACCGGTGAAACCGGTAAACAAAAGTTGTGACCGTACGGCACATGGCAGGGTCGTTTCCTCCCCCAATGGCAGTTGGTACGCATTTATTGTGCTGTTTCTtcttctactctctctctctctctccaagaaTTTGTCTCCTTTTTGCATTATTTACATCTGTTCTCACTTCCTCGCACACAAGCTCTGCTCTGCATTTTAGTACCCATCACATTCGAAAACGAAAGGAAACTCGGAACTCCAATCCGCTATCATCCACCTCCCTTCCCCTCCGTGATTTTCGACTCCGTAACCCCCCGGCTCCGCGGTTTCGGCATCTCAAATCGGTTGCATTTCGTGTTCATCCATGTATTCAAACCAGGTATTTGAGCTCTGGCCGTTGGCTCCGTCTCTTCTTTGAGAGTGATACATGGTTTCTGTCTTTGATTTTATTCTTTTGCTGTACCCAATCCACTTTCTGCTCCTTGGTTTTCATTGGTGCCCAATCTCAGCTCCCTTGGATCTTTTGCATTCTCATTGATCAACGTTTTCTTAACTTTGAATcttatttgtgttttaatttgaatttttcttctcgattttatttttgaaactagTTAGTGATTTTCAACGATTTTGGAGGCAATAGAGAGTTCTATTTGTGAAAGATTCGAGTGTTTTCTCTTTATCTTTTGTCTTTTTGTCTTTCTATAAAGTGGAGGAAAAGCAATGAGAACAAAATTCTCTGTACCGAAATTTTTTTGGTTTAGAAAATCAGGTCCGGCTGTAGAAGTCCACTTCGATAACTTTGACGTTTccattttaattaataagttcGTTACtcgaaaacaatattatttcgatttcttctattttcctttACTTTCTCGCGAACCAAACGATGTCCAAGGGTTTCTAGTTTTCTGCTTGGTTGTGGACAAGAAAATTCCTTGAGGCGAGCTAGTTAGTCGTCATCAAAAGGAGCTTTTATTagtgaaaattatatttgcttTTGATATTTTGTTCAGGTGCGGTGGTGGTGATGTCACTCTGAATTATAAAAGAGCATAAGAATATAGTGATCTGTATGAATAACGAATTCACTTGTTCACTGTGATCAATCGGAGTCCGTGAAAAGATATATTGGATTCTCCCTTCGTGGCTTATCCGCATTTAACTTGGCCTTTGAAAAATACGTGTCAGACTTCAAGCGtacaggtctctctctctctctctctctctctctctctctctctctctctctctctctctctctctctctcatacaggGTCAGTGTCCGTGAAATTTTTATGACACCCTTATTTTGTTTTCGCTTCAGGGATGCCAATTGAAGCTGAGAAATTTTGAGCTAGATGAGTTTGAGGAGTTTGTTTATCGCTGTGCAATTTGATTTGAAAAGCTAGGTTTTAGTACTGCAAGTGAAACCCATTTAGAAGGAAGATTTGTTTTGGGTATTTGCAAAATTTAGAGATTCCGGGTATTTGATGGTGCTGTATGTATTTATGTAGCTTGTTTCCCCTTAATTAGGTTCttttatattctaattttagaataaaggaaaaaaaaaattgagagggTGAGTCAGAATGCTGGAACCTGAGCTATGTTCTTCTCGGGTTCTTTTGCCTTTTCGCGAGGAAAGTGGGGACGAGGAACTTTCCGTGCTTCCCAGACACACCAAGGTTATTGTTACTGGAAACAATAGAACAAAATCTGTGTTGGTGGGTTTACAAGGCGTGGTCAAGAAGGCTGTTGGCCTCGGAGGTTGGCATTGGCTGGTATCGCTTTATTCCTTTTACTTTAATTAAGTTTTCTTTAATCATTCGTAATAGGTAATCTTcttgatttttaataaaagggTGTGGGTTTTCAACCCAAATGAAATAACCGGTTCATCTGGCAGTGGCACGATCTTCTTGGCTCACATAACATATTAATCTTGAATGTTGCATGTTATCTTTTTTACGTGGGAACTAGTTGCCACACGCGTACAGGCCTTTTTATTCGTTAATACGATTGGGTTACGCGGACGCGTACGCGTAGGAGGCCTTTTTATTCGTTAATATGATTGGGTTTTCTCTATGCCCTAGTTGGCCGTAGGGCTTCACACGGTTCACGCATATaaagggttttaattttttaaatctgagaaaataacaaatttttGTAAAGAGGTGCTTTTCTTTGGCCGCAAAGCCTGGAAAAAAGTTGTTTCTGGATAGTCCGCCATGTCTGACCAAGTAAGTTTCTGtcgattcttttttaatattttagatttacAAGTTGTTATTTGATAAGTGAATGGAGTGTGTATCGTTTGAATCATCTGTGGATTGCTAATCTTTTTTTTCTAGTCGCTGATTACTAAGCTTGAAATATCTTGACTgttgttttcatgttttttttcagttatatggaaaatttttgttttaactgACCAAATATATAAGGCATACACAAGACTAGTATTATGTGTTGCATGAAAAACTCTCTTATAATATAACACTGAATTCTGACATTTCATGGGATCTCTGATTACCATCAGGTTTTCTGGATATACGTAATCTTTTTGTTGGAAGGTAAAAATATCTGTTACTAAAAAACTCATAGAATAAATGTTTTGGTGAATTTGTTAAAAATTGGATTTATGTTTGATGAGTGTTCTATCTTGATGGTAGGAATAGGTATGTGGCTTGTTTTTTTTAGTTACTACGATTTGTGATCATATGGCCCCTTTGTCCTCTTCTGTACCGTCACTAATTTAATATCAGGCTGCATGTTataaacaacaaagctttgacaTGCCAGGTTCTGAAAAATGGGGTTGAAGTGAAGCTGCAAAGGAACGCATTGAGTGTTCTGGAACATCCTACAGGgcatgaagaagatgatgaccATGATTATGATATCTCTAGCAGCAGTTCTGACATTGGTGAAAAGGATAATGATTTCTGTACGTTACAGATTTTTATGATGATATCTGATCATATAGTTTCTGCATTCCATTCTTTTAGAAAGGCAGAGTATTTCTGCTTTTTATTGTTTGGGAATTTAAGGTCATTATTGTTCCATTGAGCAGCTACTAGTATTGAGTTCCACAAAATTAACAAGCCAAGAATTCGTACAAAGCCTTGGGTCCCATCTGCATCAGCAAAGTCAACCAATCGTGGCAGTTACAGAGAAGTTCAATCGATTCATGCAACTCAACTGGTAAGAATTTCAAAAGCTTAGAGATGCATGAAATCTGTTTGTCTGTAGCTGGCATGTAAACCCCATATCTTCATGCTGATGAAGGGCTAAAGAATGTTCTgtgatattttatgaaaataggcATATGCGTTTTACAGAGAATTAAAACGATCTGCTTTTGTTTACCATGCCTGAATTCATCCTTAGAGGTTGAGGATGCATGATCAGTTCATATTTGTGCTCTCTCGGGCAGCAGAaacaatgtgtatatatatacacacacacaatttGATGTTGCAACTTGTAGCACATGGCAGGTGTTTATGTTCATGCTAATGTATTTTCTAATTGTGTGTGGATAAACAGAGGGTCAACCTGGCAAAATTGGGTACAGACTCATTGTGGAGATATTGCAGACACTTCAAGCTTGTGAGTTTCTTACCGAGTTCTAGGACCTGCAATGTTGATAGTTTTAACTTAGTTTGCACTTTGAATTGTAGTTTAGCAGCAGTTTTCATCCACCAAGGGAACAGCTGCTTAAGGCTGTGCAGCGGCATTTTGCCCaggtttctctccctctccccacctctctccctctcccctcTCTCCCCATGAAAAGATGCTTCAAATCTGACAGTTTTCTGATACAGCTAGAAGTGGATGAGGCGCAAGTGATCCCAGAATTTGTTCATGCTGCTGCCAAAAGGTTGAAGTCGACCAACAAACTgataaaacgagaatgctgaacgTTGGATGCTTGTATGATAACATAATAGCTAAATTAACACTAACCTTTAGATCAGATCTAGTTAGTAGTAGAGTAATTTGGGAGAGTGGGCGATTAGCCAACTATATTCATTCTCACTTATTCTAACCCTGTAACATTGGCTTGATGCCCTTGTTATTGTTCTATTCTCTTAAGATGTCTCTCCCTTGCATAGGTATATTATTCGATAGTCGATAATAGTCTCGCAATCTGATGATATTTGTTTAATCTCTCGCGATGAATGGTGTTAGGATATTCATTGATTGAGTTCTTGTATCTTAAATCACTttgttaaaaatcaaaatactgAACATTGAACAATAGCCTCATAGATACGGCTATTTGGAGTGGAAGTAAAAGATATTGAGAGATCTTTTGTCTTTCTTGGACAACAATCCCAATCAAGTTTTAGCAACATCCTGCCATTTTGAAACCGTTTTCTGGTTGAAGTTAGGCCTGCATATCTACGTACAATCTGAAGATGATTTTATGGGTCCAAAACTAACTTGGAAGTATCAAAGGTTGGGGGGAGTTTGGGCATATCTTGTTAATCTCTTACAACATGTTTGAATGCATAAAGACCACATAAATGGAGATGGGACTGATCACCACCTCAATTATATACGATGATGGTGTTTGTGGTTGGGCCAGGCTGTCGTTTGTTGACATGGGGATATGTGCATCAAATGCGAGATGTTGACATGTGGATTTTATACGAGTTGTTTCAAGGATTTTACCCTAATTCAGCCCATCGATGTGTCTGCAAACACCAGAAGCAATGACACGTGCAGTCCACTTTTGTcataattctctctcttttctttttctgtacGACACTATTTATATCGCCGTGTACTGTCGCTTAGCCATTATTGTTGACGGCAAAGATTTTGTGCAAAGGAGGGAGTGGTGCCGTCTTCTTTTGGATTTAGGTCTCGTGAAGGGCTTAAGCTGTTTGTCTTGCTGCATTATTGGCTTGGACGGACCTCGGCTTCAGGCATCCCCGCACGGAGGAGCTTTCAAATTGGTCAGCATTTTTAGACATTTGCTATCGAGATATAGACAAAATTGGGAGAGATGTCTTTTTGGGACTTCATTTTCCATTTCTATTAATcaaaaaaattgttttcgtaATGCATTTAAAAATGCCATATGTCCACAGCAGACTTAATCACACGAACAGTTCTAATGAACAATACATACTTTTACTGTGGTTTATTGTTTAACATCATTCAACTCTTAATCCAGCCTTATTTGATTGAATCAGTCTTTTATTACCAGTCCTTGACTCGGCCTGCTCCTTGGGTCCTTTTGGGATTAAGAAATGGACCCTGGCTTGGAAATGCTTGAGAGAAAAAATCCGGGTCACCTTAATATGGGCTACGAATAATAAGGCCCAGTATCTTGATGGGCCAACTACAAGCTGGACTATTCCCTTGACACCCTGCATTGATAGTAttaaatctttttttgttttttcctaagcaaataggaaattttatagataaattattatatacaagATACAAGTTAAGTGGAATGAAAATTTTCTACAGTCTTTCTAAAATCAACATACATTACagcataaaataaaaagaaaaaaagagagtaattGAAACCAAACAATTGGCTCTCACCCAAATCCTATAAAGGAAAACTGtttgataataattttaaaataatctaataaatagactataaaattataattaaaagtcGTAATAAAGGGTGTGCTGCAACGTATTGgtataagaacaaaaaaataaacataatagtaaaaaataaataaatacaaatacttttaaaaaaaaacttatatatactaattataGGTAAACTTTatcctatcattttcttttttaaatgtttaaacaaCTCAATTTTCGGGATAGGAGGTTGGGGTTGCTGAGCTaaatcctttttttattttatttttggcccCCATcgaaatagaaaagaaattgCCACATGGTCCAATAGTATCTCGAGTGTATTTCCATAATCAGCCTGCAAAGTTTAGAGAGTAGGCACCGTCGGAGCGTGTTTCGGATTCGGATAAATTCCcgcaaaaaaataatactttttaagTAGTATTACTATGATTCTTGCAACTCCTTTTGTCAGTGAAAGTCGCTCTCGCAGCAGTGGCACACGAAACGAAACCCACCCTCTTTCTATTTGCTAAAGCCTCTTTCGGCTCTCCTCCATCTCCATTGTCAACAAGCCCAAGAATCTCACTGCACCAAACCTATCGGTGTATcgctcatttttttcatttacaatTTCAATTCTGGTCGCAAAGGTACAATTCCCGCTCCTGCAATTTCACCTCCGCGTTTCGAGCAGAGTTGCTGATATCGAATTGATCACTTTTTCGCTCTCGCTTTCCACCATATCCGATCCCCTTTTGTAATAACCTATGCCGCGTTTGTAAAGATCGTAGTCGAACCTTTGGATTCtaatgcttttttatttttgttcgtTTACCTGCCTTCCCCACCCCCGCCCCCCAAAAAAATCGGTTTGCGGTGCTGTTTGTTCGTATTTGTTTCTACCTTTCGATTTTTCAATTGATTTTGTTAGGGTTTCTGAGTTTTGCTTCAATCTATCATTGGTTCCGTATccaatttctctgttttttctgTTCCTTTACTGGTTTCACCGTGCTTTTCCGTGTGTTTCTGCTTTTATGCATACGTGGACACGAACATAAATACATATGTATTTCTGAAATATTTCAGTTAATATGGAATAGTTCATATGTATTGTTATTTGAAGACGTGCTGGTGATCGACTGGTAATGAAGAATTTTTTAGCGTGATGGTTTAGGAGCTGCTGAAGATTGGATTGCCTTATTTCGGATTCTTACTCTCTAATTGCGGAGAGGAAGCTATATGGTATTGCAGTTGAGCTGAATGGGTGATGGTAATATCAATGATAGATAGGCTGGGAAATTCCGCGATTATTATGATAAATGATATAAATTATGCAGTGccttttttttaagtttgcCATGTAATTTAATTGAAGTATGAGGGGAATGGATTTGGTTCATTGAGGACGGTGGTTTATTAGGCTCCCAAGCTTACCTTGAGGATTGGATTACTCCTTTTGAGGTTGGCGTATTTGCTGGAAAGCGTTATCACTATAAGGCCTTGGTGCCTATGCATTACCGGTTTTCCCCCCTTTAAAATCAGGGGCTTGATCATTCTTTGTTTATCTCTCAAATTCTTGTGCCATATGTTACGCTAGTGGATGATGCTGGACAAAAGGATTGGCTACATTAATTGGGAAACCTTGTATGCTTGGAATGGGTAGCTTATATGGGTTTCAACTGATTAATTTTctgttctcttaatttttattgaatctTTAGTAATAAAGAAACTGATGCTGTGTATAAATCTAACATTTATGATCGCTTCTCTCTTATCTGATAGGTTTTGGTGCTAAAGAAGGGAATATGCTTCACCAAATGCGAATGCTGATAGGTGGGCTGTTGAGATAAATTAAACGAAATGGGAGGTTGCTGCTGTTGTTCCTCTAAAGAAACAGAATTGAACACAACAACGGCATATTATTACGTCAGTATAATCTTTTCTTAACATTGGTTACTGTTCCTCTCTCGATTTTGCTCGTTATCCAAGTCTAGAGAAACATGCTGTCTTTATAATACATGCATAATTTGAATGCAATTCTTTGTTGTACCCTGATATACAAGTATGTGCCTTTTCTCTCCCAGTTTGACATTAGTAATTACAtcatcttttttttgtttttttggacatgaataaACTCAAATCCTCAGATACAAGCTCTCAGTTATCGAATGAAAAACCATTAAATCCTTAGTTACAAGATAATTCACTTAGTGTTCGAATTGGAAGATTGCTAAGCATCTTGGTTAAAAGCCCAGactgaataataaaaaaatcccaAACTCGAAGTCCTATGTTGGACTCTTTGCAAAGCTGATTTCTGCGAGAGTTAGGGCCTGTTAAGCGCTAGGAGTCttaaaaaaagtgattaaatatccttaaaagctctttaatgaaaaaattaggttgtttgggtgttacatattaaagtactttttacttataaaaaaaaaaaaaaaacatattaaagtactttttaatctcaaatatgcTAAAACTATGTTTAAGAAAAAGCATCATTTTGATACTTTTCCTCAAACATGCTTTTCCGGATAATGTGGAAGgtaattcgaattttaaaaagattatcaaTAAACGAAAATACTCATATAATTTTGtagataattataactttcaaaattttaaggatatgagcatttttttttaaatcaactattcgtcatttttacctgagaaatcacttttttaatttatttccaaacaaatgtaacatgcttaaaagtgtt
This window harbors:
- the LOC122289734 gene encoding uncharacterized protein LOC122289734 isoform X3; the encoded protein is MSDQVLKNGVEVKLQRNALSVLEHPTGHEEDDDHDYDISSSSSDIGEKDNDFSTSIEFHKINKPRIRTKPWVPSASAKSTNRGSYREVQSIHATQLRVNLAKLGTDSLWRYCRHFKLFSSSFHPPREQLLKAVQRHFAQLEVDEAQVIPEFVHAAAKRLKSTNKLIKREC
- the LOC122289734 gene encoding uncharacterized protein LOC122289734 isoform X1, with amino-acid sequence MLEPELCSSRVLLPFREESGDEELSVLPRHTKVIVTGNNRTKSVLVGLQGVVKKAVGLGGWHWLVLKNGVEVKLQRNALSVLEHPTGHEEDDDHDYDISSSSSDIGEKDNDFSTSIEFHKINKPRIRTKPWVPSASAKSTNRGSYREVQSIHATQLRVNLAKLGTDSLWRYCRHFKLFSSSFHPPREQLLKAVQRHFAQLEVDEAQVIPEFVHAAAKRLKSTNKLIKREC
- the LOC122289734 gene encoding uncharacterized protein LOC122289734 isoform X2, whose translation is MLEPELCSSRVLLPFREESGDEELSVLPRHTKVIVTGNNRTKSVLVGLQGVVKKAVGLGGWHWLVLKNGVEVKLQRNALSVLEHPTGHEEDDDHDYDISSSSSDIGEKDNDFSTSIEFHKINKPRIRTKPWVPSASAKSTNRGSYREVQSIHATQLRVNLAKLGTDSLWRYCRHFKLFSSSFHPPREQLLKAVQRHFAQKWMRRK